In one Capricornis sumatraensis isolate serow.1 chromosome 1, serow.2, whole genome shotgun sequence genomic region, the following are encoded:
- the CLDN17 gene encoding claudin-17 encodes MAFYPLQIAGLVLGFFGMVGTLTTTLLPQWRVSAFIGSNIIVFERVWEGLWMNCVRQAKDKLQCKAYDSLLALPPALEASRALMCVAVALSVIALLVGICGMKKIRCTGSNRRANAYLVGISGVLFILTGIFVLIPVCWMANTIIRDFYNPAVHVGQKRELGASLFVGWATTAVLIVGGALLCGFYCCNRKRPRHRYLAPGRHVPHARNPQPTVTVLSRTSTSYV; translated from the coding sequence ATGGCATTTTATCCACTGCAAATCGCTGGACTGGTTCTTGGGTTCTTCGGCATGGTCGGGACCCTTACCACAACTCTTCTGCCTCAGTGGAGAGTATCGGCTTTTATTGGTAGCAACATTATTGTCTTCGAAAGGGTCTGGGAAGGCCTGTGGATGAACTGTGTCCGACAAGCCAAGGATAAGTTGCAGTGCAAGGCCTATGATTCTTTGCtggccctccctcctgccctagAGGCGTCCCGGGCCCTCATGTGTGTGGCTGTGGCCCTATCTGTGATTGCTCTGCTTGTCGGCATCTGTGGCATGAAGAAGATTCGGTGCACAGGCTCTAACCGGAGGGCAAACGCATACCTCGTGGGAATTTCCGGAGTCCTCTTTATCCTGACCGGTATCTTCGTCCTGATTCCAGTGTGCTGGATGGCCAATACCATCATCAGGGATTTTTACAACCCAGCGGTCCATGTAGGTCAGAAACGAGAGCTGGGAGCTTCACTCTTCGTCGGCTGGGCTACTACCGCGGTCCTCATCGTCGGAGGGGCTCTGCTCTGTGGGTTCTACTGTTGCAACCGAAAGAGGCCAAGGCACAGATATTTAGCCCCTGGGCGTCATGTGCCACATGCACGTAATCCACAACCGACAGTGACGGTGCTCAGTAGGACTTCCACCAGTTATGTCTAA